Within the Telopea speciosissima isolate NSW1024214 ecotype Mountain lineage chromosome 4, Tspe_v1, whole genome shotgun sequence genome, the region AGTGACGCCTAGAATGACCTTTTTTTAGACTGAATTTGCAAATCCAGAAAATGCCACAATTCAAACAATGTTGTGGGTTCTAGTTAGCTATAAACTGTTACTAAAGGGTGATATCTCTAATGATttaaaaaactcattttaaaaataaataaataaactgtGTTGGATGCATTTGGAAAAAGTAGATGCTAATCATCCTCTCTAATGAGTAACGTCCCAGTAGTATTGGCTTAGTCTCAGACTGATCCATCAGCATCTAGATAATGCGATATCTCTATCTGCTGGAATCCATTTCTGCATGCTGCTCAATAGTTGTGTTTGCTATTCATCATCAATCACCCGAAACCGGTAATGGCCCACAAAACACAGCCTTAAGAGTATCCACCGAGCTCATCACctgaaaatcctttttttttagcaTTAGGTTCTCCTCTTTTTATCATACCCTTTTCTTTTGATCAGCAATAAAAGGATATCACTGGTTTGATGGAACAACAGTTTCCAAACCCTTGCCAGAAAAATTCAACTGAAAGCATTTGATCTTGAGATTCACTAGTTTGCTTATCAAAGCTCATGGTCTCATTCAATCTGCACGCATTAACAAACAATACCTACGAGCCATACTCAGATAAATCTATTTAGGATGGTTGGCTGAGATGATCTCAAGTTTGAGCGAGCTAATGCTCTGATTTCCGAGTTTTAGTAGCTAAAGTGGTAGTGAGTCGGTAGCAGCGAATGGTAGCTATCGGGTAATGTCTTGGGTTTTGCAGCCCTTGAAATTATCCTACACCTACTTATTTGAATACTCTAATACAATACTGCACTTGTATCCTTGTTGTAACAATGGAAAGAACTCAGTAATATGCCCACCAGTGACTGAGACAGAGAAGATATAATGAAACAAGttgagaagaagatgatggaaagaaaagaaggatgagAAACCAGTTCAGCGGTAGAACAGGTCAGTGTATCTACTGTTGGACTATTTAatttatctttatttataaaaactaAAAGAGATACAATCATAATAGGAAACCTACTACAGAAAGGAAACTACCTAAAAGGCTAAAACAGAAACCAAAACAAACTAAACCTCTCACGATAGGAACAGACCTATCGTGAGAACACCCAATTACTAGGGGTCCACGATCCTATAGGACACACCTTAACACTTATAAATTTAAGCTGGCAGGAATTGATTGGTTGATCTTGGATCTGGTGGAGATCGTCTGAATCATGGTTCATGAGAGTCATccacttttattttcttgatttaATGGCCACATCGCTATTGTATTCAAAGATCAAATCTTCCCTCGGGTATGAACTGTGAAGTGGATGACTTGCTAATTGCAATTGGACTGCTCATCCAAATGCAGCCCAGCTAAAAAAAGACCATCTACTGTGGGGAACCGATAATATCATAAGACTGCTTCCCATTATTTGGAACCTGAGTTAAATAGCTCCCATGATCTGATAACTGGTGCCACAGAAGCTGGTTGACAGAAGATTTAGTTCATCTTTCCAAATTTGTAATCCCTCTTAATAACCATGAAAAGTCCTCTGTATTCTCCCCATAGAAAATGAACCATTCAACCTATTGTCCATTTAAACTTTCAGAGCTAGAAGTGCTTTAATTTTCTTGCTTTGATGGCCACATCTATTGTATTCAAAGATCAAATCTTTCCTCAGGTATGAACTGTGAAGTGGATGACTTGCTAATTGTAATTGAAATGCTCATCCAAATGCAGCCCTGCTAAAAAAAGACCATCTACTGTGGGGAACCAGATAATATCATAAGACTGAAGCTTCCCATTATTTGGAACCTGAGTTAAATAGCTCCCATGATCTGACAACTTGTGCCACAGAAGCTGGTTGACAGAAGATTTAGCTCAATTTTCCAAATTTCTGATCCCTCTTAAGTCTTAATAGCCATGAAAAGTCCTCTGTATTATCCCCATAGAAAATGAACCATTCAACCTGTTGTCCATTTAAATTTTCAGAGCTAGAAGATTTGAATCCCTGAAACCACCTCCGACAGAAGATTTGATTTCACCAAACCATCTCTATTGAAGGTTCAAACAACCTGCTTTACTTTGAGGGAAATTAACCAAGTTAATGCTCGCTCGCAAGTTTCATCTTAAGTCGAGGCCTTACCGTTAGAAGAGTTCAGTAGTTGCTTCAATGCTGTATTGAAGAGTGTTCATTTTTTTGATAACTATGAATCTTTGGTTCAGTTCTTGTTTCGGTTTTAAGTTTTCAGCTTTGTTTCTGGGGTTAATATTGGTTGAAGAGGACAAATCTACAAAGATATTGAATTTATTTCATTGAGAAACGAAAAACACACAATTGGCTAAAAGATCTCAAATTCGACGTATCAAAATGGATAACAAAACAAATACAGGAACAGTGAACACTGCAACAGATCTCGTTCTCCCTACCATCCCTCCACAAAACcgagggggggagggaagggaaaGTAAAGCAAGCTGATGGGCTTGTCTGTGTTCAAGTTCTGTACTGTGTTTATTTCAAATTTTCCCTTTCCAGGAACCATTGATTTACTTCCCTCTTTTAGTAATGTCTTCTTGATTCTTATTTCTCTTGCAAGACTCATAGATGCTCTGGAGATGATGAAACAAGGTGTGAAGCGCCTCCTTGTGGCAAAGAGTGTGGTGTGGAAAGGCATGAGCAAACGTTTCTCAATTCTTTACAATGGCAAGTGGCTCAAGAACCTCGAAGCCTCTGGAAGCAACAGCTCTCTCCCAAGCAATCGTCCCTCCACTTCCTCGTACCCTGACAAAAAGTTTTGCTGCTTATCAAGAGAAGATATGCTTCGTTTCGTTATTGGATGTCTTGGTGCTCTGGCACCTGTACCTCTCTCCTCAATCTCTGCCCTTGGGGCCATCAACCCAAACTATTACCACATTGATGCTTCATCCCCAGCCCTTGAGGCTGCCCAAAAGCGCCTCCAGGATCCCAGTGCTGCGGCTGTTGTGGAGTGCACATCAGAAGGTGAACAAAAGATTATTGGGGAGATCTCAGCCTCAAGATTATGGAAATGCGATTATGTTGCCGCTGCCTGGGCTCTAGCTAACCTAACAGCTGGACAGTTCGTAATGGGGGTAGAGGATAATGTAACTTCAAGAACTCTTCCAGATTTCTCATTCAATTCTCAAATAGGAGATAATGAAGGAGGTGGAGGTGCAACAGTAAGGCCAAGGAAGTTCTCCAGTAGGAGCATTGGTTTCTTCAGCAATCCAAGTAGCCCAACTGATTCTTTTGCTACAGGGAGAAGCATGTATAGGGGAAGAAGTACACCATTGACATGCAAGGTCACAAGCTCACTGGCTGCAGTCTTGGCACAGATGCTGTCTCACAGGGCAACCCATGTATGGGTTACTGAGGCTGAAAGTGAGGATGTTCTGGTTGGTGTTGTGGGTTACACTGACATCCTGGGTGCTGTAACAAAGCAGCCCACTGCTGTTGTATCTGTCACAGAAGCCCCTTGATCTTGAGACTTGTTTGGTCCTGAAACTTATAAAATGAAGCACATGaatgtgtttcttttttctgttaGTTGTTTTTCCCATTATGGGTCTGGAAACAAGTATTCTTTCTGTGAGAGGGTCGATCAAATGCTTTAAAATTGTAGTTTAAAACTTTccaatatatatgtatatcttTTGGGAATTtggattgttttcttttttaactttGGTGGGTCATTGCTTATCATTGGCATAATTGCAGGAGGAGAAGTTTCTGTATTACATTTTGCTTATAATTATTACCTgttcaaattgaaaaagatATCTTACGAATCATTGATGGTAACATCCATCCATTGGCACAAACAGGTAGGGTCTGTTTAGTGGTCTTATTAGGTAACCCATCATTAagattttcattttataaaattcCATTGCATGATTCGAATATTCCTCGAAGACATAGTCTGATCCGGGCCATGGTTCGGATAGGTATTGGTCGAGGCCGATCCCGAGATTTGACCGATATGTCAAGGTTAATTTGACTGGATCGTTCTCTGGATCGGTCGATTTGATCCGATCCTTGACCGATCTTACtgaaattttttggatttttttcaaagtttttaagttattttttatttttatattatcttgatcgatactaaccgatacaaaccgatatcaaccaaTCAGATTCAGATAATATCGGCCGACCCGATCCcgagatcacaacacccaccaacttTGGCTGATACATTgtccgatccataaaaaaatgattttaaggATTTTTTGACCAATCCTGACTGATTTGTACTGATCCAATCCCAATTCAGAAAGGTTTTGGCCATGACCAATACCGAGTCCGATACCTGTATTTTGAACCTTGATCCGGCCAGACAGACACTGTTTGGGGTATTTCAGTGATAAGACATCTTTATTTCGGGTTGTTTTCtgcaaaataaaaactaataaaattaagaaaaagattACAAGCTATCCCATATCAAGTAGAAGTTTAAAATACTGCTAAGGCCATACAATGTTCTCTTTCGGAAATAACTTGAGAAGTAGTGCAAAGCCACAAGCAAATAAGATTATAGGAGAATCCATGGATGGTATGTCAATGGTGTCCAAGACATCAATAGATAAACAAATGGATTTGGCTCCTCTATGGCTGGGCAGCCGACCTGCCATTGTGTGGCCCACAACAGgcaggggtgaaatgaccgccctgccCACTGTCCGAGCAacctgcctgggtggggtccattccctgcctgtgtgaggccgtACCATGGCAAGTCGGCTGCCTGGCCGTAGAGGAGCCCGATCCCAAACAAATGGGTACATTCGGAATTCATAGGCTGAGGTTGGACAGGAAATAGACGAAGGTCACAAGCCCACCAAGAAACATTTCGAAAAATAGTATAGGGATAGGTTTTCTTTCCAAAAAACTATTCTATTCCGCTATAACCAGATAAAGTAAACAGTTAATAGTAAAGATACCAATAAAGAATTGCAATACcaatagagaaagaaagagacaataaaaatagggaaataTTAACAAACATATGATGAAGAACTAAATCACTAGCAATTCAAGTAGTTCATTCAAGAACTCCAATTCTTCAGCAGCCCaaattcttttaataaaattatatGACAGGAACATGTGCCataggttttcttttctttattgcAAAATACATACTTGTCATCCCCAAACCTGCATGGGACTCTTTTGTAGCACGGTCCGCATACCAcatgcgaccaagtagcattctttgtCCCATATTTTTATATACTTTTATAACCTATTTAGGTGacaactagttttttttttttttcctgtaaaatatatattttttgataaatattcTTGGatttcataataaaaaaaaaattcatcaatCCATGGTATTCAAGGATCCTTCTCAGAGAAATATTCTTGGATAAAAAGGAAGAGTCCTGATGTGAAACAACAAGAGCtataaattttagggaaaagtTTTCTGTGGGAAGTGGGAGGCGAAATAACTGTCCCATCCTCATGAAAGACGGAAATTCTGCCCTTGAGATGCTAATGTGTACTCTTATTGGATGCCGCAAGAACGTAGCCTATGCGTTCCCTCACAGAAAACGGTCTCCCACTAaacttttttatcctttttctgCGGTCCTGATATATGCAACTTGTGCAAGTGAATTCTGTAAATTCACTAACCACCACATGTCTAACCTATGATGGGTCCATGTTTAAAGGAATGACTTTCCTTAATGAAAGAACCAAAATgagtttgatatatatatagttttttggtaaataaatgaGTTTGATATATGATTCATACTTAAGTTGATCCAAAGATGTgaaaaaaggtaaagaaaatgCCACAAGTCTGCAATTACATATTAGAGGTTAGTGCAGTTTCAACTCACGGGAAACCCTGACAATAGGAAGGGGGGTGGTAAATGGGAATTTTAAAGCCAAATTTCGAATTCTAACTTCAAGCTAGTAGGAGTGGCAATTCGATCTATAGGTATAAATTTGTGTTAATTTGCTTAATTTACTACCCTCCATTTTCCTTAATTTGTCTTATAATTAGGTCTATtatttttcattgatttttttttttgataaagtatTTTTCATTGATCTTGACTTTGGAAAttgattttaccaaaaaaaaaaaaaaaaagcctttgGAAAATTGATTGAATATGTATTATTAATTTCctgttattattttctttttaaaaggtCAATAGACATAGGTTAAAAGTCTTATTAAcataaaactacaaaaatgaatattttgtcCTTTCTGGGTACACatgtacctagtgcacaaggcttccGCCACTGCAAGATCTGGAGAATGTCATAATCTAGGTTGTCTTACTCTCGTTTTATGGAGATGTTGTTTCTATTCTTGAACTTGCGACCATTAGGTCCCGTTTATTGGACAACGAGAATGGGGTGGGAATGTTGTGGGATTGGGTCCCACGGTGTATTGCATTGGAGAACAAGggtgagatttttatttttcacatgAACAGTAGCCAAAGtcgtttgtttttttgtttttttttttgtgggacttTTGATTGCATAAGGGTGGGATTTTCAAATGCCACGTCAACAGACAAAGTATTTAATGTTGTTccctgagcttttgtaagtttaccATCCTATGTTAAACAAATAAGGTTAGGGTGGGATTTTAAAGTACCACATCAGTACTATCCCACCtcaattctcccaccccacctaagtccccgtcaaacaaacggggccttagggatttagtaatcggtattggGATCGATGTCGATCTCGATCTTTATATATGCAATACTAATCCAGATCAGCCCATATCGGTCAGGATCGAAacgattttacccttgaatttcaataaaaatcatttttgtttacatttttaTCTTTGATTAGTACCCCTAGATCAATATCGTATCGGTCTCTACCAATACTGATATGAATCGGCCTATACGGTTAATCGGCCTATACGGTTGATCCGATACCAATTTCTTGAACTATGGTGATCACTAAGTCATAAATGGAGTAACCTTACTGTTCCACCGAGacccacgaccactaggtcTTTGaatgtttaaatttttttttatttttggtactCAGTCTACTGATTCAAAAAccgctatgtttggaagccaagaaaagaaaaaaaaaattcaaaaattttgaatttaaggagagagatagactcataaatcagtcatttgttttttttatctttttatgttttttcttttcttttttgcttccaAACATAGCATAATTTAAGGGCTAACAAGTAACAACCATGAAAATGGAGGGCACTAGAGGATTCTTATTCCTTTCATTCATACAATGGTTTTGAAGGCATGAAATGTAGTGGATCGGATCCAAGATCCTATTTCACCCTTCATTTGGTTTAGATAACAAAATCACACCCTTTTTAAGTAACAAGGTGGATCTTATGCCGGTTTACATCTGATCTAGGAAATCTTACAGTCAAACCATATGttatgttggaattttttcaataattgtgtggacggttttgggtcattatttggttcaatgttggtcTGGTTTTTTGACGATTTTGGGTCAttatttggttcaatgttggtctggttttttggctaagggacatgtaccttcaaagagacatatccaagggacatgtatcttcaaaaagacatatccatttgta harbors:
- the LOC122658697 gene encoding CBS domain-containing protein CBSX6-like isoform X2, translating into MDNKTNTGTVNTATDLVLKFCTVFISNFPFPGTIDLLPSFSNVFLILISLARLIDALEMMKQGVKRLLVAKSVVWKGMSKRFSILYNGKWLKNLEASGSNSSLPSNRPSTSSYPDKKFCCLSREDMLRFVIGCLGALAPVPLSSISALGAINPNYYHIDASSPALEAAQKRLQDPSAAAVVECTSEGEQKIIGEISASRLWKCDYVAAAWALANLTAGQFVMGVEDNVTSRTLPDFSFNSQIGDNEGGGGATVRPRKFSSRSIGFFSNPSSPTDSFATGRSMYRGRSTPLTCKVTSSLAAVLAQMLSHRATHVWVTEAESEDVLVGVVGYTDILGAVTKQPTAVVSVTEAP
- the LOC122658697 gene encoding CBS domain-containing protein CBSX6-like isoform X1 translates to MASVFLYHVVGDLTVGKPELIEFLETETVESAIRAIGECTEGGIPVWKKRPQKSVVENAEMRHQRFVGIINSLDIVSFLSREECLVDQEKALKTPVSEVVVPNNSLLKEVDPATRLIDALEMMKQGVKRLLVAKSVVWKGMSKRFSILYNGKWLKNLEASGSNSSLPSNRPSTSSYPDKKFCCLSREDMLRFVIGCLGALAPVPLSSISALGAINPNYYHIDASSPALEAAQKRLQDPSAAAVVECTSEGEQKIIGEISASRLWKCDYVAAAWALANLTAGQFVMGVEDNVTSRTLPDFSFNSQIGDNEGGGGATVRPRKFSSRSIGFFSNPSSPTDSFATGRSMYRGRSTPLTCKVTSSLAAVLAQMLSHRATHVWVTEAESEDVLVGVVGYTDILGAVTKQPTAVVSVTEAP